In the Geobacter sp. FeAm09 genome, one interval contains:
- a CDS encoding lysophospholipid acyltransferase family protein — protein MALYSGINLFLINLFTIVVPRRLFPPAAFCCVMLFYLFLGEKRRGFRANMRTVTGRRRVERLVVSAYYKYARNWCDVMLMMRLTGPRLQALIGRRSSQKPLDDALAAGTGAILVSPHFGNWELGGLGLADLGYKINVLTFREPDEKVNELREKVRGARGVGFIYVDRDDTSPLAIIEAVNALRRNEVLCLLGERDGSSHTTVIDFFGKPTPFPVGAAYLSLASGAPVIPVFVPLEGNRYATLMDEPIYFTGGHGGHTEAIRSGMERLAAVFERYIGRYPDQWYNFFDFWGGEHPAPEPGRH, from the coding sequence ATGGCACTCTACAGCGGTATCAACCTGTTCCTGATCAACCTGTTCACCATCGTGGTGCCGCGCCGGCTCTTTCCCCCGGCCGCCTTCTGCTGCGTGATGCTGTTCTACCTCTTCCTGGGGGAGAAACGCCGCGGCTTCCGGGCGAACATGCGTACCGTCACCGGCCGCAGAAGGGTGGAGCGGCTGGTGGTTTCGGCCTACTACAAGTACGCCCGCAACTGGTGCGACGTGATGCTGATGATGCGCCTGACCGGCCCCCGGCTGCAGGCCCTCATCGGCCGACGCAGCTCCCAGAAACCGCTGGATGACGCCCTGGCCGCGGGAACCGGCGCCATCCTGGTTTCGCCCCATTTCGGCAACTGGGAACTGGGGGGGCTCGGGCTGGCCGACCTGGGATACAAGATCAACGTGCTCACCTTCCGGGAGCCGGATGAGAAGGTGAACGAACTGCGGGAAAAGGTGCGCGGCGCGCGCGGCGTCGGCTTCATTTACGTGGATCGGGACGATACCTCGCCCCTGGCGATCATCGAGGCGGTCAACGCCCTGCGGCGCAACGAGGTGCTCTGTCTCCTGGGGGAGCGCGACGGGTCCTCCCACACCACGGTCATCGACTTTTTCGGGAAGCCCACCCCCTTTCCCGTGGGGGCGGCCTATCTCTCCCTGGCCAGCGGAGCGCCGGTCATCCCGGTTTTCGTGCCGCTGGAGGGGAACCGGTACGCCACGCTGATGGACGAACCGATCTACTTCACGGGGGGGCACGGGGGGCATACCGAGGCGATCCGGAGCGGCATGGAGCGGTTGGCTGCGGTGTTCGAACGGTATATTGGACGGTATCCCGACCAGTGGTATAACTTCTTCGACTTCTGGGGCGGGGAGCATCCCGCACCGGAACCCGGCAGGCATTAG
- a CDS encoding radical SAM protein, whose product MIQTLKNYTREKVLSYLLSMATNSSDDTLIKMTHLMELIPKKDYYKERIRWIRGLIRDKHPSIEFPRRILRDLHPNQRDKWISNLAINHLLNGTNKRKEWADQNGFYPPSTVVISPTMRCNLSCYGCYAGDYKKSLELSLDELDSVLNQLKEMGIYFAVISGGEPFYMKGIFEIFRKHSDMAFLVFTHGGLIDEQMVERLTEVGNVMPAFSLEGYEQETDERRGAGHFKKVMRAMDLLREGGLSFCGSFTHSRKNTDIITNPRYIDMLLDKGVFAMWLFSYVPVGRKPDPELMPTPEQRDLLRRTVVGYRATKPMLFIDFWNDGPMISGCLAGGRKYFHINANGDIEPCVFCHFAADNIRRTSLRDALASPLFRKIRRKQGEHDNLLRPCMLIDHPDAGRELFASEGAYATHEGADEIFTGLADSMDDYSRRYGEIADEAWEAEFKDHPVKTGKVSHT is encoded by the coding sequence ATGATCCAGACACTGAAAAACTATACCAGGGAGAAAGTGCTCTCGTACCTCCTGTCCATGGCGACCAATTCATCGGATGACACGCTGATCAAGATGACGCATCTGATGGAACTTATCCCCAAGAAGGATTACTACAAGGAGCGCATCCGCTGGATTCGCGGCCTGATCCGCGACAAACACCCCAGCATCGAGTTTCCCCGCCGCATTTTGCGCGACCTGCACCCCAACCAGCGGGACAAGTGGATCAGCAACCTGGCCATCAACCACCTGCTGAACGGCACCAACAAACGCAAGGAGTGGGCCGACCAAAACGGTTTTTATCCCCCCTCCACGGTGGTTATCAGCCCGACCATGCGGTGCAACCTCTCCTGCTACGGCTGCTACGCCGGCGATTACAAGAAATCCCTGGAGCTCTCCCTGGACGAACTGGATTCGGTGCTGAACCAGCTCAAGGAGATGGGGATCTATTTTGCGGTCATCTCCGGCGGCGAGCCGTTCTACATGAAGGGGATCTTCGAGATATTCAGGAAACACAGCGACATGGCCTTTCTGGTTTTTACCCACGGCGGCCTGATCGACGAGCAGATGGTGGAGCGGTTGACCGAGGTGGGCAACGTCATGCCGGCCTTTTCGCTGGAGGGGTATGAACAGGAGACCGACGAACGCCGCGGTGCGGGACATTTCAAAAAGGTCATGCGGGCCATGGACCTGCTGCGGGAGGGGGGGCTCTCCTTCTGCGGTTCGTTCACCCACTCCCGCAAGAATACGGATATCATCACCAATCCCCGCTACATCGACATGCTCCTGGACAAGGGCGTTTTCGCCATGTGGCTCTTCTCCTATGTGCCGGTGGGCCGCAAGCCCGATCCCGAACTGATGCCGACCCCCGAGCAGCGCGACCTCCTGCGCCGGACGGTGGTCGGTTACCGGGCCACCAAACCGATGCTGTTCATCGATTTCTGGAACGATGGGCCGATGATCTCCGGGTGCCTGGCCGGAGGGAGAAAATACTTCCACATCAATGCCAACGGCGATATCGAGCCGTGCGTCTTCTGCCACTTTGCCGCGGACAACATCCGGCGCACCTCGCTGCGCGATGCCCTGGCGTCGCCGTTGTTCCGCAAGATCCGCCGGAAACAGGGAGAACACGACAACCTGCTGCGCCCCTGCATGCTGATCGACCATCCCGATGCGGGGCGGGAACTGTTCGCCTCGGAGGGGGCCTACGCCACCCACGAAGGGGCGGACGAGATCTTTACCGGTCTGGCGGACAGCATGGACGACTATTCGCGCCGCTACGGCGAGATCGCCGACGAGGCGTGGGAGGCGGAATTCAAGGACCACCCGGTCAAAACGGGCAAGGTGTCGCATACCTGA
- a CDS encoding glycosyltransferase family 2 protein, giving the protein MAACILIPAFNAAKTLAAVLDECAGLGCPVVVVDDGSTDATASIAARHGALLLRHNRNRGKGRALRTGFAWALEHDCAAVVTLDADGQHDVSSVPRVVAAAREGGFDILIASRFSQFQEMGGLRKIWNRFGVWCMRRRTGFEINDSQSGFRCYSGRLLSSVALAADGYDLEMEILMKAWRGGFSIGCLAVPARVADGRATSHFRPVRDTWNICMTFLRYM; this is encoded by the coding sequence ATGGCAGCCTGCATCCTGATCCCGGCGTTCAACGCCGCCAAGACCCTGGCCGCGGTCCTGGACGAGTGCGCCGGCCTGGGGTGTCCGGTCGTGGTGGTGGACGACGGGTCCACCGACGCCACGGCAAGCATCGCCGCGCGGCATGGGGCGCTTTTGCTGCGCCATAATCGCAACCGGGGCAAAGGCAGGGCGCTCAGAACCGGTTTCGCCTGGGCGCTGGAGCATGACTGCGCTGCCGTCGTAACTCTTGATGCCGACGGCCAGCATGATGTATCCTCTGTTCCCCGGGTGGTAGCTGCCGCCCGGGAGGGGGGTTTCGATATCCTGATCGCCTCCCGTTTCAGCCAGTTCCAGGAAATGGGCGGCCTGCGCAAGATCTGGAACCGTTTCGGCGTCTGGTGCATGCGCCGGCGGACCGGCTTCGAGATCAACGACAGCCAGTCCGGATTCCGTTGCTATTCCGGGCGACTGCTTAGCTCGGTGGCGCTTGCCGCCGACGGCTATGACCTGGAGATGGAGATACTCATGAAGGCCTGGCGCGGCGGATTTTCCATAGGTTGCCTTGCGGTGCCGGCGCGGGTGGCCGATGGCCGCGCCACGAGTCATTTCCGTCCGGTGCGGGATACCTGGAATATCTGCATGACGTTCCTGCGCTACATGTAA
- a CDS encoding polysaccharide deacetylase family protein codes for MSVDLEDWFHVCGLKEQPCIPPDDWRVRRATEVLLGLFAEFKVKTTFFVLGCVAEADPDLVRSIHQQGHEIASHGYSHRLVHELGPAEFNDELQKTEEAIMGITGSLPVGFRAPQWSVTAHIPWFDDILAQRGYRYDSSRNPLPFVGDRNATRHPYRIETAHGALWEIPPMVSGSPLGNLPTGGGWGFRLFPFRMIAATVERYGRADRPAVLYLHPREVDPRGPRLKLPLVKRFASYGTRRDALPRLRRLLASYTFTTLRDMVDSWQPAS; via the coding sequence ATGTCGGTTGATCTGGAGGATTGGTTCCACGTCTGCGGCCTCAAAGAGCAGCCGTGCATTCCGCCGGATGACTGGCGTGTCCGTAGAGCCACGGAGGTATTGCTTGGCCTGTTCGCAGAGTTCAAGGTAAAAACAACCTTCTTTGTCCTTGGTTGTGTGGCGGAGGCCGATCCGGACTTGGTGCGCAGCATCCATCAGCAGGGACACGAAATCGCCTCCCACGGCTATTCGCACCGCCTGGTTCACGAACTCGGCCCGGCGGAGTTCAATGATGAATTGCAAAAAACCGAAGAGGCCATCATGGGGATCACCGGCAGCCTGCCGGTCGGATTTCGTGCGCCCCAGTGGTCGGTAACGGCCCATATCCCCTGGTTTGATGACATCCTGGCGCAGCGCGGCTATCGCTACGATTCCAGCCGCAACCCGCTCCCCTTTGTCGGGGATCGAAATGCCACACGCCATCCGTACCGGATAGAGACGGCGCACGGAGCGTTGTGGGAGATACCGCCCATGGTGTCGGGGTCGCCCTTGGGGAATCTGCCCACCGGCGGCGGGTGGGGGTTCCGCCTGTTCCCCTTCAGGATGATTGCGGCAACGGTCGAGAGGTATGGCCGGGCCGACCGGCCGGCAGTGCTCTATCTGCATCCCCGGGAGGTTGATCCCCGGGGGCCGCGTCTCAAGCTGCCGCTCGTGAAACGCTTCGCCTCCTACGGGACGCGGCGGGATGCGCTGCCGCGGCTGCGGAGGCTCTTGGCCAGCTACACGTTTACCACCTTGCGGGACATGGTCGATTCATGGCAGCCTGCATCCTGA
- the cas6 gene encoding CRISPR system precrRNA processing endoribonuclease RAMP protein Cas6: MDFSFVHLRFTIQARDVSRVVSYLYRSGPDFAEAFRKLVCTGKTSVCSKNSACSGCPYGVLFSQQLGADPSAVRCHQKPPLPFIFSFPPHGSVPRQADDFVCTLVLVGKALNHTTEFMSAFRSLLANGHEAGHFAAATITLVESLDFHGNPTAVAAGNAAPDLGNLVTLDAQGIVDSRCRPTDAVGVTFMTPLKLAKTGRIMNFFDAGQFVRSLMRRVSALAYYYCGFEMRDNFREYAHAANRLELLEDNFFYADAGLRAMALSGVMGDGVLSGDFNDLMPFLALGEYLHLGKGASYGMGQYRLAW; this comes from the coding sequence TTGGATTTCAGTTTCGTTCACCTGCGTTTTACCATCCAGGCTCGTGACGTTTCCCGTGTGGTTTCGTATCTGTACCGCAGCGGCCCGGACTTTGCCGAGGCGTTCAGAAAGCTCGTCTGCACCGGCAAAACCTCCGTATGTTCAAAGAACTCCGCTTGTTCGGGGTGCCCCTATGGGGTGTTGTTCAGTCAGCAGCTCGGCGCCGACCCTTCTGCGGTGAGGTGTCATCAGAAGCCACCCTTGCCGTTCATCTTTTCGTTTCCCCCCCACGGTTCCGTCCCGCGGCAGGCCGATGATTTCGTCTGCACGCTGGTTCTGGTGGGCAAGGCACTCAACCATACAACGGAGTTCATGAGCGCCTTCCGTTCCCTGCTCGCAAATGGGCACGAGGCGGGACACTTCGCTGCGGCGACGATTACTCTCGTGGAATCTCTGGACTTCCACGGGAATCCAACCGCTGTGGCGGCAGGTAATGCGGCGCCGGACCTGGGAAATCTGGTCACCCTCGACGCCCAGGGCATAGTTGACAGCCGTTGCCGCCCGACCGACGCCGTCGGCGTTACCTTCATGACCCCCCTGAAGTTGGCCAAGACCGGCAGGATCATGAATTTTTTCGATGCCGGGCAGTTTGTCCGTTCCCTGATGCGTCGGGTTTCCGCCCTGGCCTACTACTATTGCGGTTTCGAGATGCGGGATAATTTTCGGGAATATGCCCATGCGGCCAACCGTCTCGAACTCCTCGAAGACAATTTTTTCTACGCCGACGCCGGCCTTCGCGCCATGGCGCTGTCCGGTGTCATGGGGGATGGCGTCCTGAGCGGCGATTTCAACGACCTCATGCCGTTTCTGGCGCTGGGGGAGTACCTGCACCTGGGCAAGGGCGCCTCCTACGGGATGGGACAGTACCGGTTGGCGTGGTGA
- a CDS encoding succinate dehydrogenase/fumarate reductase iron-sulfur subunit — MSDHKTMTLTLIVWRQKNASDPGKFETYTARDITEHHSFLEMLDCVNEDLIHDGKEPIVFDHDCREGICGMCSQVINGAPHGGQERTTVCQLHMRKFKDGDTIYIEPWRARAFPIIKDLIVDRSALDTVIQAGGYTSCHTGGVADGNAILIPKPVADEAMDAAECIGCGACVAGCPNGAAMLFTGAKVSQLALLPQGKAEAAARVTAMTKAMAECGFGNCTNHYECQAACPKGINVKFIARMNREFLKAQFA, encoded by the coding sequence ATGAGCGATCACAAGACCATGACACTGACACTGATCGTGTGGCGCCAGAAAAATGCCAGCGATCCCGGCAAATTCGAAACCTATACCGCCAGGGACATCACCGAACACCACTCCTTTCTGGAGATGCTCGACTGCGTCAACGAAGATCTGATCCACGATGGGAAAGAGCCGATCGTGTTTGACCACGACTGCCGCGAGGGTATTTGCGGCATGTGTTCCCAGGTGATCAACGGCGCCCCCCACGGCGGCCAGGAGCGCACCACCGTCTGCCAGCTCCACATGCGCAAATTCAAGGACGGCGATACCATCTATATCGAGCCCTGGAGGGCGCGCGCCTTCCCGATCATCAAGGATCTGATCGTTGACCGTTCCGCCCTGGATACCGTTATCCAGGCCGGGGGGTATACCTCCTGCCACACCGGCGGCGTGGCCGACGGCAACGCCATCCTGATCCCCAAGCCGGTGGCCGACGAGGCCATGGATGCCGCCGAATGCATCGGCTGCGGGGCCTGCGTGGCCGGTTGCCCCAACGGCGCCGCCATGCTCTTCACCGGCGCCAAGGTGTCCCAACTGGCGCTCCTGCCCCAGGGCAAGGCTGAGGCTGCCGCGCGCGTCACCGCCATGACCAAGGCCATGGCCGAATGCGGTTTCGGTAACTGCACCAACCATTACGAGTGCCAGGCCGCCTGTCCCAAGGGGATCAACGTCAAGTTCATCGCCCGCATGAACCGGGAGTTTCTCAAGGCGCAGTTCGCCTAA
- a CDS encoding fumarate reductase/succinate dehydrogenase flavoprotein subunit — MILDGKCPTGPIEQTWDKHRFDLKLVNPANKRKYNVIVVGTGLAGGAAAASLGELGYNVQAFCYQDSPRRAHSIAAQGGINAAKNYPNDGDSIYRLFYDTIKGGDFRAREADVWRLAQVSNNIIDQCVAQGIPFARDYAGYLDNRSFGGAQVSRTFYARGQTGQQLLLGAYSALSRQIKAGTVTMYNRREMLDLVVVDGVARGITVRNLVTGALESYAADAVCLCTGGYVNVFYLSTNAMGCSVTANWKAHKKGALFANPCYTQIHPTCIPQAGDYQSKLTLMSESLRNDGRCWAPKKKGDTRPPNQIPEEERDYYLERKYPSFGNLAPRDIASRAAKEQCDEGRGVGPGGRGVYLDFAASINRLGEDTIRERYGNLFEMYEKITDENAYKSPMRIYPAPHYSMGGLWVDYNLMSNVPGLFVLGEANFSVHGANRLGASALMQGLADGYFVIPYTIGGYLATIKPGQVKEDHAEFKKSTEDVNKNTEKFLSINGKRTVTDFMRELGTMMWENCGMARTKESLEANIKKIPALREEFWKNVKVTGSGADLNQQLENAGRTADFLEFAELLCRDALHRNESCGGHFRSEYQYDDGEAKRDDVNFCYVGAWEFKGVGAEPELHKEPLKFDNVHLAVRSYK; from the coding sequence GTGATACTTGATGGCAAATGTCCAACCGGACCGATTGAACAAACCTGGGACAAGCACCGCTTTGACCTGAAACTGGTCAATCCCGCCAATAAACGCAAATACAACGTCATCGTGGTCGGCACCGGCCTGGCCGGCGGCGCCGCCGCGGCTTCCCTGGGGGAATTGGGCTACAATGTGCAGGCGTTCTGCTATCAGGACAGCCCGCGCCGCGCCCACTCCATCGCTGCCCAGGGCGGCATCAACGCTGCCAAGAACTACCCCAATGACGGCGACTCCATCTACCGTCTCTTCTACGACACCATCAAGGGGGGCGACTTCCGCGCCCGCGAGGCCGACGTCTGGCGTCTGGCCCAGGTGTCCAACAACATCATCGACCAGTGCGTGGCCCAGGGCATCCCCTTTGCCCGCGACTACGCCGGCTACCTGGACAACCGCTCCTTCGGCGGCGCCCAGGTCTCCCGCACCTTCTACGCCCGCGGCCAGACGGGCCAGCAGCTCCTCCTGGGCGCCTACTCGGCCCTGTCGCGCCAGATCAAGGCCGGGACGGTCACGATGTACAACCGCCGCGAGATGCTCGACCTGGTCGTGGTGGACGGCGTGGCCCGCGGCATCACCGTGCGCAACCTGGTGACCGGCGCGCTGGAAAGCTACGCCGCCGATGCCGTCTGCCTCTGCACCGGTGGCTACGTCAACGTATTCTATCTCTCCACCAATGCCATGGGGTGCTCGGTTACGGCCAACTGGAAGGCCCACAAAAAAGGCGCCCTGTTCGCCAACCCCTGTTACACCCAGATCCATCCGACCTGTATCCCCCAGGCCGGCGATTACCAGTCCAAGCTGACCCTCATGTCGGAATCGCTGCGCAACGACGGCCGCTGCTGGGCGCCCAAGAAAAAGGGAGACACCCGTCCGCCCAACCAGATCCCCGAGGAAGAGCGCGATTACTACCTGGAGCGCAAGTACCCGAGCTTCGGCAACCTGGCTCCGCGTGACATCGCCTCCCGTGCCGCCAAGGAACAGTGCGACGAGGGGCGCGGGGTGGGACCGGGCGGTCGCGGCGTGTACCTGGATTTTGCCGCTTCCATCAATCGTCTGGGCGAGGACACCATCCGCGAACGTTACGGCAACCTGTTCGAAATGTACGAGAAGATCACCGACGAGAACGCCTACAAGTCGCCGATGCGCATCTATCCCGCACCCCATTATTCCATGGGCGGCCTCTGGGTCGATTACAACCTGATGAGCAACGTCCCCGGCCTGTTCGTGCTGGGCGAGGCCAACTTCTCGGTCCACGGCGCCAACCGCCTGGGGGCGTCGGCCCTGATGCAGGGGCTGGCCGACGGCTACTTCGTCATTCCCTACACCATCGGCGGTTATCTGGCTACGATCAAGCCGGGTCAGGTCAAGGAAGACCACGCGGAATTCAAAAAATCCACGGAGGATGTGAACAAGAACACCGAAAAGTTCCTCTCCATCAACGGCAAACGCACCGTTACCGATTTCATGCGCGAACTGGGCACCATGATGTGGGAAAACTGCGGCATGGCACGCACCAAGGAGTCCCTTGAGGCAAACATCAAGAAGATTCCGGCCCTGCGCGAGGAGTTCTGGAAGAACGTCAAGGTCACCGGCAGCGGCGCCGATCTCAATCAGCAACTGGAGAACGCCGGCCGCACCGCCGATTTCCTGGAGTTCGCCGAACTTCTGTGCCGCGACGCACTGCACCGCAACGAGTCCTGCGGCGGCCATTTCCGCTCGGAATACCAGTACGACGACGGCGAGGCCAAGCGTGACGACGTCAACTTCTGCTATGTGGGCGCCTGGGAGTTCAAGGGCGTGGGCGCCGAACCCGAGCTGCACAAGGAGCCGTTGAAATTCGATAACGTACATCTCGCCGTAAGGAGCTACAAATAA
- a CDS encoding succinate dehydrogenase cytochrome b subunit, with product MQLLSSSIGRKIVMAITGLLMILFVVVHLIGNTTIFGWISGGINAYAHHLHAFPPLVWAFRLVMLATVSIHIWYGIQLTIENRGGRPQQYAVKATRKATFASENMIWTGALLFCFIVYHLLHFTVKAVPGMALVPDAEGAINVFTMVVSSFQNFFVAFIYVAAMVTLFLHLSHGIQSFFQTMGWSNNRTLPIYVKAGTLVALILFLGYVAVPLSIFAGILKG from the coding sequence ATGCAACTACTATCATCGTCTATCGGCAGAAAGATCGTGATGGCGATCACGGGACTACTCATGATCTTGTTTGTCGTGGTCCATCTGATCGGCAATACGACCATTTTTGGCTGGATCAGCGGCGGCATCAACGCCTATGCCCACCACCTCCATGCGTTCCCTCCGCTGGTATGGGCATTCCGGCTTGTCATGCTGGCTACCGTTTCCATTCACATCTGGTACGGCATCCAGTTGACCATCGAGAACCGTGGCGGCCGGCCGCAACAGTATGCCGTCAAAGCGACCCGCAAGGCCACGTTCGCCAGTGAGAACATGATCTGGACCGGGGCGCTCCTTTTCTGCTTCATTGTTTACCACCTGCTGCATTTCACCGTGAAGGCGGTCCCCGGCATGGCCCTGGTGCCCGATGCCGAAGGGGCGATCAACGTCTTTACCATGGTTGTTTCCAGCTTTCAGAACTTTTTCGTGGCCTTTATCTATGTAGCTGCCATGGTAACCCTGTTTCTGCATCTGTCACACGGCATACAGAGCTTTTTCCAGACGATGGGGTGGAGCAACAACAGGACGCTGCCGATCTATGTCAAGGCCGGCACCCTGGTCGCGCTGATTTTGTTCCTGGGGTACGTCGCCGTTCCGTTGTCTATCTTTGCTGGAATTCTGAAAGGTTAA
- the tgt gene encoding tRNA guanosine(34) transglycosylase Tgt — MLFQLIKKDKHCAARLGLVTTSRGEIPTPIFMPVATHGAMKPLTPAQIEETGARIILSNTYHLHLQPGEGLVKKAGGLHKFMAWDKPILTDSGGFQVFSLPNKRITEDGVFFKHEVTGEEIYLDPASATRIQQDLGADIIMAFDECIPYPCDKAYAERSTKKTIRWLKECRNAMTDNGQALFGIVQGSVYEDLRAMCAREMRKLDLPGYAIGGVSVGEGLELLKKVVGWTAPHLPDDKPRYLMGVGLPEDILESVERGIDMFDCVIPTRYARSATLFTRRGKIRLTNKNYKRDFFPIDPSCDCYTCRHFTRAYLHHLFVANEVLSAILSALHNIHFYLTMMAEIREAIANDRFMEYKGAFLGDYLGSERKKRTN; from the coding sequence ATGTTATTCCAATTAATCAAAAAAGACAAGCATTGCGCCGCCCGACTGGGCCTCGTCACCACCTCGCGGGGCGAGATCCCCACGCCGATTTTCATGCCGGTGGCTACCCACGGCGCCATGAAACCGCTCACCCCCGCCCAGATAGAGGAAACCGGAGCCCGGATCATCCTCAGCAACACCTACCACCTGCACCTGCAACCGGGCGAAGGGCTGGTGAAAAAGGCGGGCGGCCTGCACAAGTTCATGGCCTGGGACAAACCGATCCTCACCGATTCGGGCGGCTTCCAGGTCTTTTCGCTGCCCAACAAGCGGATCACCGAAGATGGCGTTTTCTTCAAACATGAGGTGACCGGCGAGGAGATCTACCTCGACCCGGCCAGCGCCACCCGTATCCAGCAGGATCTGGGCGCCGACATCATCATGGCCTTCGACGAGTGCATCCCCTACCCCTGCGACAAGGCGTACGCCGAGCGCTCCACGAAAAAGACCATCCGCTGGCTCAAGGAGTGCCGGAACGCCATGACCGATAACGGTCAGGCCCTGTTCGGCATCGTTCAGGGAAGCGTTTATGAGGATCTGCGGGCCATGTGCGCCCGGGAGATGCGCAAGCTGGACCTGCCCGGTTATGCCATCGGCGGCGTCAGCGTCGGGGAAGGGCTGGAACTGCTCAAAAAGGTGGTGGGTTGGACGGCGCCGCATCTGCCGGACGACAAACCGCGCTACCTGATGGGGGTCGGCCTCCCGGAGGATATCCTGGAGAGCGTCGAGCGGGGCATCGACATGTTCGACTGCGTCATCCCCACCCGCTACGCCCGCAGCGCCACGCTCTTCACCCGGAGGGGGAAGATCCGCTTGACCAACAAGAACTACAAGCGGGACTTCTTTCCCATCGACCCCAGTTGCGACTGCTACACCTGCCGCCATTTCACCCGTGCCTACCTTCACCACCTGTTTGTGGCCAACGAGGTGCTTTCGGCGATTTTGTCCGCCCTGCACAACATTCACTTCTACCTGACCATGATGGCAGAGATCAGGGAAGCGATCGCCAATGACCGGTTCATGGAATACAAAGGGGCGTTTCTGGGGGACTATCTGGGGAGCGAGCGAAAAAAAAGGACCAACTGA
- the traF gene encoding conjugal transfer protein TraF produces the protein MKKPLLVAAALASTVCSAHGLEFHPIGTAVGMGGAGVANTTGAYAAYWNPAGLAFSKDVSIKLGAGAGAQIGGSLANNVDRLSRLSDPTTGSLDISGGSTTTNLQRVGDAVQVIGLLNEIGNDKKGTLTLGGNAMLGVQIRHFGFGVFGTFEGGALPEPDLTNIAFSGVTSYAALAASIGATGTVTRGTAFFTAAQISAITAAFGGGTSGQDIAYTIEKQLVASNVTNISAQSATDSLVKLGNSMAAGSTAGTLDQNTSAIRSRALALLEYPLAYGYPIDFGYYGTVGIGGAVKLMQGRAYLSTVKIFNSNSSDIVKKMTGTYQDSLTWGVDVGAVWKYKMLNVGVVAKNLNSPSFSMTDLGDSAGYRVRPLVRSGFSAEVLSWLSLAADLDLTKNETALPGVKRQSLGGGLEMTPLDWLKVRLGASTNINGGDTALLTAGFTLGTPVFSFEVDGGASPDSGTYKGNSYPREAMVNFALSSQF, from the coding sequence ATGAAGAAACCGTTGTTGGTTGCAGCCGCCCTGGCAAGCACCGTCTGTTCCGCCCACGGGTTGGAATTTCATCCCATCGGCACGGCGGTCGGCATGGGCGGGGCCGGTGTCGCCAACACCACCGGTGCCTATGCCGCCTACTGGAACCCCGCCGGACTCGCCTTCAGCAAAGATGTATCGATCAAGCTCGGTGCCGGCGCAGGGGCCCAAATCGGCGGTTCCCTCGCCAATAACGTGGACCGGCTCTCCCGGCTCAGCGATCCTACCACCGGCAGCCTCGACATCTCCGGAGGCAGCACCACGACGAATCTCCAGAGGGTGGGGGATGCGGTTCAGGTCATCGGCCTGTTGAACGAGATCGGCAATGACAAAAAAGGTACCCTCACCCTTGGCGGCAACGCCATGCTCGGCGTCCAGATCAGGCACTTCGGGTTCGGCGTGTTCGGGACGTTCGAGGGGGGCGCGCTCCCCGAACCCGACCTGACCAATATCGCCTTCAGCGGGGTGACCTCCTATGCGGCGCTGGCCGCCTCCATCGGCGCCACCGGCACGGTGACCCGCGGCACGGCCTTTTTTACGGCCGCACAGATCAGCGCCATTACCGCCGCTTTTGGCGGCGGGACCAGCGGCCAGGACATAGCCTACACGATCGAGAAGCAGCTTGTGGCCTCCAATGTCACCAACATCTCCGCCCAGTCGGCTACCGATTCCCTTGTCAAGCTGGGCAACTCCATGGCTGCCGGTTCCACGGCCGGAACGCTCGACCAGAATACATCCGCAATCCGCAGCAGGGCCCTGGCCCTTCTGGAATACCCCCTGGCCTACGGCTATCCCATCGATTTCGGCTATTACGGGACGGTGGGCATCGGCGGGGCGGTAAAGCTCATGCAGGGGCGCGCCTACCTCTCCACGGTCAAGATATTCAACAGCAACTCCAGCGACATTGTGAAGAAGATGACCGGCACCTATCAGGACAGTCTGACCTGGGGCGTGGATGTGGGAGCTGTCTGGAAATATAAGATGCTGAACGTAGGAGTGGTGGCAAAAAACCTGAACTCCCCGTCATTTTCCATGACCGACCTGGGGGATAGTGCCGGTTACCGCGTCAGGCCCCTGGTGAGAAGCGGCTTTTCCGCCGAAGTGCTCTCCTGGCTCTCCCTGGCGGCCGATCTCGACCTGACCAAAAACGAAACGGCCCTGCCGGGGGTCAAGCGGCAGAGTCTGGGGGGCGGGCTTGAAATGACGCCTCTCGATTGGCTGAAGGTGCGCCTCGGGGCAAGCACCAATATCAACGGCGGGGATACGGCATTGTTGACGGCAGGGTTCACCCTGGGAACCCCTGTGTTCTCTTTCGAGGTGGACGGCGGCGCCTCACCCGATAGCGGTACCTACAAGGGGAACAGCTACCCCCGGGAAGCAATGGTCAACTTCGCCCTCAGCAGCCAGTTTTAG